One region of Paenibacillus polymyxa M1 genomic DNA includes:
- a CDS encoding MBL fold metallo-hydrolase gives MNRLIFLGTGDAMGVPRVYCDCLVCTEARTTGTNVRLRSSVLIKSETEDFMIDCGPDWRRQLELRSLRFIPTILVTHAHFDHIGGLPEWADACRWTGNRGRLYAPQEVIDTILRQFSWLPGNLDLIPVDQGVQLGGWNIRGWRVNHGKNGYAYAYRLEKDGFSWAYCSDSIGLNEAEILPLHNLNLLVLGTSFYHEKAEYATRSVYDMLEAQELVGRLKPGSTVFTHMSHDVDITYNYGLLEGISLAHTGMSLPLE, from the coding sequence ATGAATCGTCTTATTTTTCTTGGCACGGGGGATGCAATGGGGGTTCCGCGTGTGTATTGTGATTGTCTCGTGTGCACAGAGGCACGCACGACAGGAACGAATGTAAGGTTGAGATCGTCTGTGCTGATCAAAAGCGAGACAGAGGATTTTATGATTGATTGTGGCCCCGACTGGCGTAGACAGTTAGAATTGCGCAGCCTGCGTTTTATCCCTACGATCCTCGTGACACATGCACATTTTGATCATATTGGAGGATTGCCAGAATGGGCGGATGCCTGTCGCTGGACGGGGAACAGAGGGCGTTTGTACGCTCCACAGGAAGTGATTGACACGATCCTGCGTCAATTTTCCTGGCTCCCTGGAAACCTGGATCTTATTCCAGTAGATCAGGGAGTCCAACTTGGCGGATGGAACATCCGGGGATGGCGCGTGAATCACGGAAAGAACGGATATGCTTACGCTTATCGGTTGGAAAAAGACGGCTTCTCATGGGCCTACTGTTCAGATTCAATTGGACTGAATGAGGCGGAAATTTTGCCTTTACATAATCTGAATTTACTCGTGCTGGGGACGAGTTTTTACCATGAGAAAGCGGAGTATGCCACCCGTTCGGTATATGACATGCTGGAGGCTCAAGAGCTTGTAGGAAGACTGAAGCCCGGAAGCACGGTGTTTACACATATGTCCCATGATGTGGATATCACATACAACTACGGGTTGCTGGAAGGGATCAGTTTGGCACACACAGGCATGAGTTTGCCGTTAGAATAA
- a CDS encoding PLP-dependent aminotransferase family protein — MGKDNSELLFSTEHISTDPGLKLYEQVVHYINVRMERGDWPADAKLPSVRSLAQELGVHRLTVFRAYQELKQQGRIYVKDKSGYYAHASHAAELGPFTTYSERSSTRRIFHSESTYMADDPSVSVWRGMDGLTQVHAMNADFQFSKALIDPSLLPNRYWRELMIQVFEKHPKIAATYSAVQGDAELRDAMAQHFSTDKHFAVSTDEVLITSGAQQAIDLVSRSLIRTGDRVLIERPAYGPAMEIFRRQGARLTVTDIRPEGYDMDHIEWCLKTEKPRLFYMNPTFHNPTGFMIPDEQRKRLPELAERYSCLIVEDDSTYDISFGQKPPSPIFAYDISGSVVYIRSYSKYVAPGLRIAAVTCRPQLMDSLLSVKALVDNGSPLLNQKLFLQYFQSPRMQQHIKKLCIALQIRKETMEASLRDSGWTWTSPAGGLNLWLQLPSTIKPNELLAKSIQESVSFVPGNVFDPIGAEGKTHIRLSYSYANELQIKEGLSTLLRISRMM; from the coding sequence ATGGGCAAGGATAACAGCGAATTATTGTTTTCAACAGAACATATCTCGACAGATCCGGGCTTAAAGCTGTATGAGCAGGTCGTCCATTACATAAATGTGCGGATGGAGCGCGGGGACTGGCCAGCAGACGCTAAATTGCCGTCTGTGCGAAGTCTGGCTCAGGAATTGGGTGTGCACCGGTTAACCGTATTCCGGGCATATCAGGAGTTAAAGCAACAAGGGCGTATCTATGTAAAGGATAAATCGGGATATTACGCTCATGCTTCCCATGCAGCAGAATTGGGGCCATTTACTACCTATTCGGAGCGTTCATCCACAAGACGGATCTTCCATTCAGAATCCACTTACATGGCAGACGATCCGTCTGTTTCTGTCTGGAGGGGGATGGATGGACTCACCCAGGTTCATGCCATGAACGCGGACTTCCAATTTTCCAAGGCCCTAATTGATCCCTCTCTCCTACCCAACCGATACTGGAGAGAATTAATGATCCAGGTGTTTGAAAAACATCCGAAAATCGCGGCTACCTATTCTGCTGTACAAGGAGATGCTGAGCTTCGTGATGCCATGGCGCAGCATTTTAGCACAGATAAGCATTTCGCAGTATCAACGGACGAAGTACTGATTACCTCCGGCGCACAGCAAGCCATTGACTTGGTTTCCCGTTCTCTGATCCGTACAGGAGATCGTGTATTAATCGAACGTCCAGCCTATGGCCCGGCCATGGAAATATTCCGCAGACAAGGCGCCCGCCTGACTGTAACGGATATACGACCGGAAGGTTATGATATGGATCACATTGAATGGTGCCTGAAAACGGAAAAACCGCGTCTCTTTTATATGAATCCGACATTTCACAATCCAACCGGCTTTATGATCCCTGATGAGCAGCGCAAACGACTACCCGAACTGGCCGAGCGCTACAGCTGTCTTATTGTCGAGGATGACAGCACCTATGATATCAGCTTTGGGCAAAAGCCGCCTTCCCCCATTTTCGCCTATGATATCTCGGGAAGTGTCGTCTATATTCGCAGCTATAGCAAGTATGTCGCACCCGGCCTGCGAATCGCAGCCGTGACTTGTCGGCCTCAGCTCATGGACAGTCTGCTGAGCGTCAAAGCGCTAGTGGACAATGGATCACCACTGCTGAATCAAAAGCTGTTTTTACAATATTTTCAATCCCCACGTATGCAGCAGCATATTAAAAAGCTATGTATCGCACTCCAGATTCGTAAGGAAACGATGGAAGCCAGTCTCCGCGATTCCGGCTGGACATGGACCAGCCCGGCGGGAGGACTCAACCTGTGGCTCCAGCTACCTTCTACGATAAAACCTAATGAGCTGCTTGCCAAAAGTATACAAGAGTCCGTTTCCTTTGTCCCAGGCAATGTATTTGATCCCATCGGTGCAGAGGGTAAAACGCATATACGGCTGTCCTATTCATACGCCAATGAACTGCAAATCAAAGAAGGGCTCTCCACACTTCTACGCATCAGCCGAATGATGTAA
- a CDS encoding YigZ family protein — MLEQYRTVRGAGNKEIVIRKSRFIGHIQPVQTEEEAVAFIERIKKEHWNATHNCSAYMIGERDEIQKQSDDGEPSGTAGKPILEVIRNQKLKNVAIVVTRYFGGILLGAGGLIRAYSDGAVAAIEAGDAITRVLHREVFVELDYTWLGKVENELRNRSIRTGETMFTDKVTLTCLPLAGDAESFCNWITDLTQGQSLVSEGEQLYFIEGE, encoded by the coding sequence ATGTTGGAACAATACCGAACCGTACGCGGTGCTGGCAACAAGGAAATTGTAATCCGAAAATCCCGTTTTATCGGCCATATTCAGCCTGTTCAAACTGAGGAAGAAGCAGTTGCTTTTATAGAACGCATCAAAAAAGAGCATTGGAACGCTACCCATAATTGTTCGGCTTATATGATTGGGGAAAGAGATGAAATCCAAAAGCAATCGGATGACGGAGAACCGAGTGGGACGGCTGGTAAGCCTATTTTGGAGGTAATCCGCAATCAGAAGCTGAAAAATGTCGCTATTGTGGTTACTCGATACTTTGGCGGAATTTTGCTGGGAGCAGGCGGACTGATTCGTGCATACTCAGATGGTGCTGTTGCAGCTATTGAAGCAGGGGATGCGATTACGCGTGTGCTGCATCGTGAAGTTTTTGTGGAGTTGGATTATACTTGGTTGGGCAAAGTGGAAAATGAATTACGTAATCGCAGTATCCGTACTGGAGAAACGATGTTTACGGATAAAGTTACCTTAACCTGTCTGCCGCTGGCTGGTGATGCGGAATCCTTCTGCAACTGGATAACCGACTTGACACAAGGACAATCGCTTGTGTCGGAGGGAGAGCAGCTTTACTTTATTGAAGGGGAATAA
- a CDS encoding DMT family transporter, which produces MIGIAFTVMCLIFGTTFLAIKVGVEAGLPPFLSAGVRFMTAGAILFIAMRLSGKVRWSLLWRKEMLLIGTGTTFGTFSTLYWAEQYVSSGIGAILSATGPMMIVLMQSAILRQKTRRITLMGCMISFLGVVLVVLPGLAVQISGLWLAGCMAILLGELCYSGGALYSKRVMDVFRDTNPIALNAAQMFHGGWMLLVLSAFTEPWNSGGWNLLPAIGSLFYLIVFGSMIAQTLFYWLMARTNPLFPTTWLYISPPIAVGLGAFLYGEHVSWWMLAGVLLIVTGLMCMNNGIIRLVNRRKFRSAA; this is translated from the coding sequence ATGATTGGTATCGCCTTTACAGTTATGTGTCTTATTTTTGGTACTACATTTTTGGCTATCAAAGTGGGAGTGGAGGCCGGACTTCCGCCGTTCTTATCGGCAGGCGTACGTTTTATGACAGCAGGGGCAATCTTGTTTATTGCGATGAGGCTGTCAGGAAAGGTTCGATGGTCGTTATTATGGCGAAAGGAAATGCTGCTAATTGGGACGGGAACGACCTTCGGCACATTCTCAACACTGTATTGGGCGGAGCAATATGTCAGTTCGGGAATCGGTGCTATTTTGTCGGCCACCGGACCGATGATGATTGTGCTAATGCAGTCTGCAATATTGCGGCAAAAAACGAGGAGAATTACGCTCATGGGTTGCATGATCAGCTTTCTCGGGGTCGTGCTGGTGGTATTGCCCGGCTTGGCGGTTCAAATCAGCGGTCTGTGGCTGGCTGGTTGTATGGCCATTTTGCTGGGTGAGCTGTGCTATTCGGGAGGAGCTTTGTATTCCAAGCGAGTCATGGACGTGTTTCGTGATACGAACCCGATTGCCTTGAATGCAGCACAAATGTTTCATGGTGGTTGGATGCTGCTAGTACTGTCGGCTTTTACAGAGCCTTGGAATTCTGGGGGATGGAATCTGCTGCCTGCCATAGGCTCTCTATTTTATTTGATTGTGTTTGGTTCCATGATTGCGCAGACACTATTTTACTGGCTTATGGCGCGTACGAATCCATTGTTTCCGACCACATGGCTCTACATTTCACCACCGATTGCTGTAGGCCTGGGTGCTTTTTTGTATGGAGAACATGTAAGCTGGTGGATGCTGGCAGGAGTGCTGCTCATTGTGACCGGGTTGATGTGCATGAATAACGGAATTATCCGTCTGGTGAACAGACGTAAATTTCGCTCTGCTGCCTGA
- a CDS encoding glucose-6-phosphate isomerase, which translates to MSKKVIFDYTKALSFVGQHEIDYFAEPIKLAHEQLHNQTGVGSDFLGWIDLPTNYDKEEFARIQKAAAKIQSDSEVLIVIGIGGSYLGARAAIEMLSHSFYNALPKDQRKGPAIYFAGNNISSTYVNHLLELIEGKDFSVNVISKSGTTTEPAIAFRVFRAALEKKYGKEEARKRIYATTDKERGALKKLANEEGYESFIIPDDVGGRYSVLTAVGLLPIATAGINIEEMMQGAADASKEYSNPNVAENEAYQYAAVRNALYRKGKAIEILVNYEPSLHFVSEWWKQLYGESEGKDYKGIYPASVDFSTDLHSMGQFIQEGSRNIFETVIQVENVPSHITIEADEDDLDGLNFLAGKTVDFVNKKAFQGTLLAHTDGQVPNLIVNIPDLSPYSFGYLAYFFEKACGISGYLLGVNPFDQPGVEAYKKNMFALLGKPGFEKEKAELEARLSE; encoded by the coding sequence ATGTCTAAAAAAGTTATTTTTGATTACACAAAAGCGCTCTCCTTTGTGGGTCAGCACGAAATTGATTATTTTGCAGAGCCTATCAAGTTGGCTCATGAGCAACTGCACAACCAAACAGGTGTAGGTTCCGATTTCTTGGGTTGGATTGACCTGCCTACCAATTATGATAAAGAAGAATTTGCACGCATCCAAAAGGCTGCTGCTAAAATTCAAAGCGATTCCGAGGTATTGATTGTAATCGGTATTGGTGGTTCTTACCTTGGAGCACGTGCTGCGATCGAAATGCTGTCGCATTCTTTCTACAATGCGCTGCCTAAAGATCAACGCAAGGGTCCCGCTATCTATTTTGCAGGCAACAACATCAGCTCTACATATGTGAATCATCTGTTGGAACTGATTGAAGGAAAAGACTTCTCTGTGAATGTCATCTCCAAATCAGGTACGACAACAGAGCCAGCTATCGCTTTCCGCGTATTCCGTGCGGCTCTGGAGAAAAAATACGGTAAAGAAGAAGCACGCAAACGTATTTACGCGACAACGGACAAAGAACGTGGCGCTTTGAAAAAGCTCGCTAACGAGGAAGGCTATGAATCCTTCATTATTCCTGATGATGTGGGTGGCCGTTACTCCGTGCTGACAGCAGTAGGCTTGTTGCCGATTGCTACAGCAGGCATCAACATCGAAGAAATGATGCAAGGTGCGGCGGACGCTTCCAAAGAATACAGCAACCCGAATGTAGCTGAGAACGAGGCATACCAATATGCAGCCGTTCGTAACGCTTTGTACCGTAAAGGTAAAGCAATTGAAATTCTCGTAAACTATGAGCCGTCTTTGCATTTCGTATCTGAGTGGTGGAAACAGCTGTACGGAGAAAGCGAAGGTAAGGATTATAAAGGCATTTATCCTGCTTCTGTTGACTTCTCGACAGACCTGCACTCTATGGGACAATTCATTCAGGAAGGTAGCCGTAACATTTTCGAAACGGTAATCCAAGTAGAAAATGTACCTAGTCACATCACCATCGAAGCAGATGAGGATGATCTGGATGGACTGAATTTCCTGGCAGGCAAAACGGTGGATTTTGTAAACAAAAAAGCATTCCAAGGTACATTGCTGGCTCACACAGACGGACAAGTACCGAACCTGATTGTAAATATTCCTGACTTGAGCCCTTACTCTTTTGGCTACCTTGCTTATTTCTTCGAAAAGGCTTGCGGCATCAGCGGCTACCTGTTGGGCGTAAATCCGTTCGATCAACCCGGCGTCGAAGCTTACAAAAAGAACATGTTTGCGCTGCTTGGCAAACCGGGCTTCGAAAAAGAAAAAGCTGAGCTTGAAGCAAGATTGTCTGAATAA
- a CDS encoding sulfate/molybdate ABC transporter ATP-binding protein codes for MHVEVRGLNKHFGNFHAVKDVSFDIQTGHLIGLLGPSGGGKTSILRILAGLEQPDAGEIHFHGKRVNELAPQERGIGFVFQNYALFKHMSVYDNIAFGLKVKKSSKARIKERVTELVELTGLKGFEHRYPHQLSGGQRQRVAFARALAPEPQLLLLDEPFAAIDAKIRQELRTWLRELIERVGITSIFVTHDQDEAIEVADEIMVINQGRLEQKGTPWDIYKKPGTPFVASFIGESTVIEQAGSLRGFEEAAGVGTRALIRPEYIDVGPSEEFALLSATEEGIVKHLHFRGSEWMVEVQVGDQRLMTYRSLEKSTLEPGQQVRVLVHRAYLYNEESSWMVENRLKEDPMPIII; via the coding sequence ATGCATGTGGAAGTAAGAGGGTTAAACAAGCATTTCGGTAATTTTCATGCGGTAAAGGACGTATCTTTTGATATTCAGACGGGCCATCTTATTGGTTTGCTCGGTCCAAGCGGCGGGGGAAAAACCTCCATTCTTCGTATTTTGGCAGGGCTGGAGCAACCGGATGCAGGAGAGATTCACTTTCATGGAAAAAGGGTAAACGAGCTGGCACCACAGGAGCGTGGAATCGGATTTGTATTTCAAAACTATGCTTTGTTCAAGCATATGAGCGTGTACGACAATATTGCCTTTGGTTTGAAAGTGAAAAAAAGCTCCAAAGCCCGCATCAAGGAAAGGGTCACTGAGCTGGTCGAACTCACGGGGCTCAAAGGCTTTGAGCATCGTTATCCGCATCAATTGTCAGGTGGACAGCGACAACGGGTTGCTTTCGCGCGTGCTTTGGCACCGGAGCCTCAACTACTGCTGCTGGATGAACCATTTGCGGCTATTGACGCCAAGATTCGTCAGGAGTTGCGTACCTGGTTGCGAGAGTTGATTGAGAGGGTGGGTATTACCTCCATTTTCGTCACCCATGATCAGGATGAGGCGATTGAAGTAGCCGATGAAATTATGGTGATTAATCAAGGTCGACTGGAGCAGAAGGGAACGCCTTGGGATATCTATAAAAAACCGGGGACCCCGTTTGTGGCTTCTTTTATTGGGGAATCCACGGTGATTGAACAGGCGGGTAGTCTCAGAGGCTTTGAGGAAGCTGCCGGAGTGGGAACACGTGCCTTGATTCGTCCGGAGTACATTGATGTCGGACCTAGTGAGGAATTTGCGTTGCTGTCGGCGACCGAGGAAGGCATTGTGAAGCATTTACATTTTCGCGGGAGTGAATGGATGGTTGAAGTACAGGTTGGGGACCAGCGTCTCATGACATACCGTTCATTGGAGAAGTCTACGCTGGAACCTGGTCAGCAGGTGCGAGTGTTGGTGCATCGGGCCTATCTATATAATGAGGAATCCAGCTGGATGGTGGAAAATCGCCTGAAGGAAGACCCGATGCCTATCATCATTTGA
- the tkt gene encoding transketolase → MTDQNQAIQKDENSTIDNLSITTIRTLAIDAIEKANSGHPGMPMGSAPMGYQLFAKTMNHNPDRPTWVNRDRFVLSAGHGSMLLYSLLHLSGYDLPMEELKQFRQWGSLTPGHPEFGHTAGVDATTGPLGQGLAMSVGMAMAEAQLGATYNKDEFKVVDHFTYAICGDGDLMEGISHEAASLAGRLQLGKLIVLFDSNDITLDGKLNLSSSESVAKRFEAYNWQVLRVEDGNDLPAIQKAIEEAQADSTRPTLIEVKTVIGYGSPNKQGKGGHGGTHGSPLGAEEAKLTKEFYKWVYEEDFHVPQEVREHFAKVKERGIAANKAWDEQFAKYKAAHPDLAAQFETAVNGDLPEGWDRDLPKYSTEDKAVSTRVASGNALNGLAPNVPFLTGGSADLESSTMTHLNNLTNFTPEDYAGRNIYFGIREFGMAAAMNGMALHQGVKVFGGTFFVFTDYLRPAVRLAALMGLPVTYVLTHDSIAVGEDGPTHEPIEQLASLRIIPNLTVIRPADGNETSAAWAYTLENKKNPVALVLTRQNLPILAATAEHAREGIKRGAYVVADAADGKPVAQILATGSEVQLAVKAQEALAEQGIQVRVISFPSWDLFEKQDKAYKDSVLLPEVKARLAVEMAYPLGWEKYVGDQGDILGISTFGASAPGDRVIKEYGFTVENVVSRVKALLK, encoded by the coding sequence ATGACTGACCAGAATCAAGCGATTCAAAAGGATGAAAACTCCACTATCGACAATTTGTCCATCACAACAATTCGTACGTTGGCAATTGATGCCATCGAGAAAGCAAATTCAGGACACCCTGGTATGCCGATGGGCTCCGCGCCAATGGGCTACCAACTTTTTGCTAAAACAATGAACCATAACCCAGATCGCCCAACATGGGTGAACCGTGACCGTTTTGTACTGTCTGCAGGACACGGTTCCATGTTGCTTTACAGCCTTCTGCACCTGAGCGGATATGATCTGCCTATGGAAGAGCTGAAGCAATTCCGTCAATGGGGCAGCCTTACACCGGGTCACCCTGAGTTTGGACACACTGCAGGTGTAGATGCTACAACTGGACCTCTGGGACAAGGTTTAGCAATGTCCGTAGGTATGGCTATGGCAGAAGCACAACTGGGTGCAACATATAATAAAGACGAATTTAAAGTTGTGGATCACTTCACATATGCTATTTGTGGCGATGGCGATCTAATGGAAGGTATTTCCCACGAAGCTGCTTCGCTGGCTGGTCGCCTTCAACTGGGTAAGCTGATCGTATTGTTTGATTCCAATGATATTACACTGGATGGCAAGCTTAATCTGTCTTCTTCCGAGAGTGTTGCCAAACGCTTTGAAGCTTACAACTGGCAAGTGCTGCGCGTAGAAGATGGTAATGATCTTCCAGCGATCCAAAAAGCAATTGAAGAAGCACAAGCCGACTCGACTCGTCCTACGTTGATTGAAGTAAAAACAGTCATCGGTTACGGAAGCCCGAACAAACAAGGTAAAGGCGGACACGGCGGTACTCATGGTTCCCCGCTGGGAGCAGAAGAAGCTAAACTGACTAAAGAATTCTACAAATGGGTATACGAAGAGGATTTCCACGTACCACAAGAGGTTCGCGAGCACTTTGCTAAAGTAAAAGAGCGTGGTATCGCTGCTAATAAAGCATGGGATGAACAATTTGCGAAATACAAAGCGGCTCACCCTGATTTGGCAGCTCAGTTCGAAACAGCTGTAAACGGCGATCTTCCAGAAGGTTGGGATCGTGATCTTCCGAAATACTCCACAGAAGACAAAGCAGTTTCAACTCGTGTAGCTTCTGGTAATGCATTGAACGGATTGGCTCCAAACGTTCCTTTCCTGACAGGCGGATCTGCTGACCTGGAAAGCTCCACAATGACACACTTGAACAACCTGACGAACTTTACGCCAGAAGACTACGCTGGCCGTAATATTTACTTCGGTATTCGCGAGTTTGGTATGGCTGCTGCAATGAACGGTATGGCGTTGCACCAAGGTGTAAAAGTATTTGGCGGTACATTCTTCGTATTTACAGATTATCTGCGTCCGGCCGTTCGTCTGGCAGCTCTGATGGGATTGCCTGTAACCTACGTTCTGACTCACGACAGTATTGCTGTTGGTGAAGATGGTCCAACTCATGAGCCGATTGAACAATTGGCTTCTCTGCGTATTATTCCGAACCTGACGGTCATTCGTCCGGCTGACGGTAATGAAACTTCTGCTGCTTGGGCTTACACGCTGGAAAACAAGAAAAACCCGGTTGCACTGGTATTGACTCGTCAAAACCTGCCAATCCTGGCTGCTACTGCTGAGCATGCACGTGAAGGTATCAAACGCGGTGCTTATGTGGTTGCAGATGCAGCAGACGGCAAACCGGTTGCTCAAATTCTGGCTACAGGCTCCGAAGTACAACTGGCTGTTAAAGCACAGGAAGCACTGGCTGAACAAGGTATTCAAGTACGCGTTATCAGCTTCCCAAGCTGGGATCTGTTCGAAAAACAAGACAAAGCTTACAAAGATTCCGTTCTGCTGCCTGAAGTTAAAGCTCGTTTGGCTGTAGAAATGGCGTATCCACTGGGATGGGAAAAATATGTTGGCGACCAAGGCGACATTCTTGGTATCAGCACATTTGGCGCATCCGCTCCTGGTGACCGCGTAATTAAGGAATACGGCTTTACAGTAGAGAACGTTGTAAGCCGTGTAAAAGCTTTGTTGAAATAA
- a CDS encoding secondary thiamine-phosphate synthase enzyme YjbQ — translation MLHTFELSTTRRDEMRDITREVAALIEKSGVQQGTALIYCPHTTAGIAINENADPDVKHDVILRLDEVYPWEHPQYRHMEGNTASHLKSITTGPSQTVIIHDGKLLLGRWQGLYFCEFDGPRRRQYHVKIMKG, via the coding sequence ATGTTGCATACTTTCGAATTATCTACTACACGGCGAGATGAAATGCGTGATATTACACGCGAAGTTGCAGCACTCATTGAAAAAAGCGGGGTGCAGCAAGGAACAGCTCTGATTTATTGTCCACACACGACTGCTGGCATCGCCATTAATGAAAATGCCGACCCAGACGTCAAACATGATGTCATTTTAAGGCTGGATGAGGTTTATCCCTGGGAACATCCCCAATATCGCCATATGGAGGGAAATACGGCGTCCCACCTTAAATCCATTACAACAGGCCCCTCACAAACGGTTATCATTCATGATGGAAAGCTGTTGCTTGGACGATGGCAGGGACTTTATTTTTGTGAATTCGACGGCCCACGCAGACGTCAATACCATGTAAAAATTATGAAGGGCTGA
- a CDS encoding pyrimidine/purine nucleoside phosphorylase encodes MTQFDGVSVIKKANVYYDGQVTSRTVILGDGSKVTLGIMLPGTYEFGTDSREIMEILAGDLRVLLPGTEEWLEIQGTSTFHVPAKSSFKLEVRSVTDYCCSYPE; translated from the coding sequence ATGACACAGTTCGATGGAGTAAGCGTAATTAAAAAAGCAAATGTTTATTATGATGGTCAGGTTACAAGTCGTACAGTTATCTTGGGTGACGGCAGTAAGGTAACACTGGGGATTATGTTGCCGGGAACGTACGAGTTCGGGACGGATTCCCGTGAGATCATGGAGATTTTGGCAGGGGACCTGAGAGTGTTGCTTCCAGGTACCGAGGAATGGCTGGAAATACAAGGTACATCAACCTTTCATGTGCCTGCAAAGTCTTCCTTCAAGCTGGAAGTACGAAGTGTAACGGATTATTGCTGTTCTTATCCGGAATAA
- a CDS encoding NAD(P)-dependent oxidoreductase, which translates to MKNIGFIGLGTMGAPMASNLLKQGFGVTVYNRTASRCEPLIEQGARTASTPREAAEGQHLVITMVSDDQSIRDVYYGQDGVFAGLTAGMTVMDNSTISPELVKQLAAEADKLGCSFIDAPVTGSKPAAVDGTLVFMVGGHAEAIAAQSDVFDTLGKKVLHMGPNGSGAVAKLAHNTMVGINNLALAEGFAIAAKSGIPADSFLELVQLGSAGSKAADLKGRKIIEHDFSNQFSLALMLKDLKLAASLTDSLSIPTPMLSIAKSLFQAGQTQGYGDEDLSAVVKTYEAWIGRTIGGQPLE; encoded by the coding sequence ATGAAAAACATCGGATTTATCGGACTGGGCACCATGGGCGCCCCGATGGCATCCAATCTGCTAAAGCAGGGATTCGGAGTCACAGTTTATAATCGTACCGCTTCGCGCTGCGAACCCTTGATAGAGCAAGGCGCACGTACAGCTTCAACCCCTCGCGAAGCGGCCGAAGGGCAGCACCTGGTCATTACCATGGTCAGCGATGATCAATCAATACGTGACGTCTATTACGGTCAGGACGGCGTGTTTGCTGGTCTTACGGCTGGCATGACCGTGATGGACAACAGCACGATTTCACCTGAGTTAGTTAAACAACTGGCCGCTGAGGCGGACAAGCTGGGCTGCTCCTTCATTGACGCACCTGTAACAGGCAGCAAGCCTGCCGCTGTTGATGGAACACTCGTGTTCATGGTCGGCGGTCACGCAGAAGCGATTGCGGCACAATCAGATGTTTTTGATACCTTGGGCAAAAAAGTGCTCCATATGGGACCAAACGGTAGCGGGGCCGTAGCCAAGCTTGCTCACAATACGATGGTCGGTATAAATAACCTCGCTCTGGCTGAAGGCTTTGCTATTGCGGCTAAATCCGGCATTCCAGCAGACAGCTTCCTAGAATTGGTACAGCTCGGATCGGCAGGTAGCAAGGCCGCTGACCTGAAAGGGCGCAAAATCATCGAGCATGATTTTAGCAACCAGTTCTCACTTGCTCTGATGCTCAAGGATTTGAAGCTCGCTGCCTCACTAACAGACAGCCTGTCCATCCCTACGCCTATGTTGTCCATTGCCAAAAGCTTGTTTCAAGCCGGACAAACACAAGGCTACGGCGATGAGGATCTATCTGCCGTCGTAAAGACATACGAAGCATGGATTGGCCGCACCATTGGTGGTCAGCCTCTTGAGTAA
- a CDS encoding TetR/AcrR family transcriptional regulator produces the protein MARRAVEQELSRGRILEAARHLFITKGYRAISMRSIGQHLGYSHGSLYYHFKEKAELFYAIVIEDFNTLRGILLQAATGTPDDGLSRLEYLMLEYIRFGLENPYQYEIMFMMHDEELFAYCRTEQNRCVELFASMIRQELSGQGHSEEECSRVPKSLFLSMHGFVSFYIQDGLTFEEIRPAALAHVKLLCRQL, from the coding sequence ATGGCTAGAAGAGCAGTAGAACAGGAGTTGTCAAGAGGGCGGATTCTGGAAGCGGCCAGGCACTTGTTTATCACCAAGGGCTACCGTGCGATTTCAATGCGCAGCATTGGCCAGCATCTGGGTTACAGTCATGGTTCGTTATACTATCATTTTAAAGAGAAGGCTGAACTGTTCTATGCCATTGTGATTGAAGATTTCAATACATTGCGTGGAATTCTACTGCAAGCAGCAACAGGCACGCCTGATGATGGCTTGAGCAGATTGGAGTACCTGATGTTGGAATATATCCGTTTTGGCTTGGAAAATCCATATCAGTACGAAATTATGTTCATGATGCATGATGAAGAACTATTTGCATACTGTCGTACAGAGCAAAACCGTTGTGTGGAATTATTTGCGTCTATGATTCGCCAGGAATTAAGTGGTCAGGGACATTCGGAGGAAGAATGCTCAAGAGTACCGAAAAGTCTGTTTTTATCCATGCATGGCTTCGTGTCATTTTATATTCAGGACGGTTTAACATTTGAAGAGATCAGGCCCGCTGCTTTAGCACATGTAAAGCTGCTGTGCAGACAACTATGA